One window of the Chryseobacterium camelliae genome contains the following:
- a CDS encoding S46 family peptidase: MTKKILLSVFLVPAAMAFAQQYGGMWIPTELNEKEMKELGMKISAKDIFNTQKPSIKDAVVQFNGGCTAEIISPKGLLLTNHHCGYGQIQNHSTVQNDLLTNGFWAKNMTGELPNPGVTVDFIVDIKEVTPQILEGTERLTEPELTKKIAANIEAYKNSQKIEPYQSVSVKSMYYGNKFYAFTIETYKDIRLVGAPPQSIGKFGSDTDNWVWPRHTGDFSMFRIYADKNNKPAEYSTDNVPYVPKHYLPVSIKDKNENDFTFVFGFPGRTTEYLPAIAVEKIMTEIDPARIAVRDVALKTLDEKMRADDATRIQYASKYASVANYWKKWIGEVEGLKKSNAVAKKKAYENTLANKNEQIKITLDQLNKLYSDQAPFALNNAYYSEVIRNAETLMLANLYYNYVTATEAGKMDEKSTASLKSRLKSFYKDYNPELDAKVTAKLLALYANKTAPQFLPAGFEAYKNEAQNLQTIENMSKNSIISGRSQVNGASLSEDIDKAFSNPDKLVKTLKKDPVYELFLTMREAYTTKADPQFATLQAKIDALQKTYMAQQMATDKTRKFFPDANSTLRVTYGKVKGSSPRDAVSYNYQTHLAGVMEKYVPGDYEFDVPKKLIDLYGKKDFGNYKDKTGDVPVGFTATNHTTGGNSGSPALDANGNLVGLNFDRQWEGTMSDINYDPRFSRNIMVDTKYILFIIDKFADSKWLIDEMKVVK; the protein is encoded by the coding sequence ATGACCAAAAAGATACTTCTATCTGTATTCCTTGTTCCGGCTGCCATGGCTTTTGCCCAACAGTACGGGGGAATGTGGATCCCGACGGAGCTGAATGAAAAAGAAATGAAAGAGCTGGGCATGAAAATCTCTGCCAAGGATATCTTCAACACGCAGAAACCCAGCATTAAAGATGCGGTAGTCCAGTTCAATGGAGGATGTACAGCGGAAATTATTTCCCCGAAAGGACTCCTGCTGACCAACCACCACTGCGGATACGGACAAATCCAGAATCACTCTACCGTTCAGAATGACCTGCTCACCAACGGCTTCTGGGCTAAGAATATGACCGGTGAACTTCCTAACCCCGGTGTGACGGTTGATTTCATCGTTGATATTAAAGAAGTAACGCCTCAGATTCTTGAAGGTACGGAACGGCTTACCGAACCTGAACTTACAAAGAAAATCGCCGCGAACATCGAGGCATATAAAAACAGCCAGAAAATCGAACCTTATCAGTCGGTTTCCGTAAAATCCATGTACTACGGCAATAAATTCTATGCTTTTACCATTGAGACGTATAAAGACATCCGTCTGGTAGGTGCACCGCCGCAAAGCATCGGAAAATTCGGTTCCGACACGGATAACTGGGTATGGCCGAGGCATACCGGAGATTTTTCCATGTTCAGGATTTATGCGGATAAGAACAATAAACCCGCAGAATATTCCACAGACAATGTCCCGTATGTTCCGAAACATTACCTTCCGGTATCCATTAAAGACAAAAACGAAAACGATTTCACTTTTGTATTCGGCTTCCCGGGAAGGACTACCGAATACCTTCCTGCCATTGCCGTTGAAAAGATCATGACGGAAATTGATCCGGCAAGAATTGCTGTAAGAGATGTGGCCCTGAAAACCCTGGACGAGAAAATGCGCGCCGATGATGCCACAAGGATCCAGTATGCATCCAAATATGCATCGGTGGCCAATTACTGGAAAAAATGGATCGGTGAAGTTGAAGGACTGAAAAAGTCTAATGCCGTAGCGAAAAAGAAAGCATACGAAAATACTTTAGCAAATAAAAACGAGCAGATCAAAATCACGCTGGACCAGCTGAATAAACTGTACAGCGACCAGGCTCCTTTTGCCCTGAACAATGCCTACTATTCTGAAGTGATCAGGAATGCTGAAACCCTGATGCTGGCTAATCTGTATTATAATTACGTTACTGCGACAGAAGCCGGGAAAATGGATGAAAAAAGTACTGCCTCACTGAAATCCAGGCTGAAGTCATTCTACAAAGATTACAACCCTGAACTGGATGCCAAGGTTACCGCCAAGCTTCTTGCCCTGTATGCCAATAAAACGGCACCTCAGTTCTTGCCGGCAGGCTTTGAAGCATACAAAAATGAAGCGCAGAACCTGCAGACTATTGAAAATATGTCTAAAAATTCAATCATCAGCGGCAGGTCCCAAGTAAACGGAGCTTCTCTGAGCGAGGATATCGATAAAGCATTTTCTAATCCGGATAAGCTGGTTAAAACATTAAAAAAAGATCCGGTATACGAGCTGTTTTTAACCATGAGAGAAGCTTATACCACAAAAGCTGATCCACAGTTCGCCACTTTGCAGGCTAAAATCGATGCTTTGCAGAAAACCTACATGGCGCAGCAGATGGCTACAGATAAGACCCGTAAGTTCTTCCCGGATGCCAATTCCACCCTTAGGGTGACCTACGGAAAAGTAAAAGGCTCTTCACCGAGGGATGCCGTTTCCTATAACTACCAGACCCACCTGGCGGGAGTCATGGAAAAATATGTTCCCGGAGATTATGAATTTGATGTTCCGAAAAAGCTGATCGACCTGTACGGGAAAAAAGATTTCGGGAATTACAAAGATAAAACAGGCGATGTCCCCGTAGGATTCACCGCCACCAACCATACCACGGGAGGGAACTCCGGAAGCCCGGCGCTGGACGCCAACGGGAACCTTGTCGGACTGAATTTCGACCGCCAGTGGGAAGGCACGATGAGCGACATCAATTATGATCCGCGTTTCAGCCGCAACATCATGGTGGATACCAAATACATCCTTTTCATCATCGACAAATTTGCCGATTCCAAATGGCTGATCGATGAAATGAAGGTGGTTAAGTAA
- a CDS encoding M16 family metallopeptidase: protein MTDKKYKETIHTDNNNYEYTTITYDENNVRIYTLKNGLKVFVARNTDAPRIQTYIPVRTGSNNDPADNTGLAHYLEHMMFKGTSRIGTLDWEKEKVLLDEISGLYEQHKAEPDAEKKKEIYTKIDQVSQKASQYAIANEYDKAISSLGATGTNAHTWFDETVYKNNIPNNELEKWLKIERERFSELTLRLFHTELESVYEEFNRAQDNDSRLVQYELMDALFPNHPNGQQTTLGKAEHLKNPSMKAIHQYFDEYYVPNNYAMVLVGDLDFEETIQLVDRYFGSIPYRELPEKTPVTEQPMTRIVQRTVKSPTTPRIQLAWRTESYGTREAMLADIAANILSNRGEAGLLDLHINQTQRMLWAQAFSVGLKQYGYFSIVAVPKENQTLDEARDMVLKEIELLKNGEFPDWMLPAIINDFKLQRLKTLETADGLATNLYDTYIKGRTWEQELNEMEEYASFTKEDVVNFAQEFFKDNYVAVYKEKGINDQLIRVDNPGITPVKINREAQSDFLKAILAEKTQDIQPEFIDYDKEIRKDEVKGKALSFVSNKYNDLAQVHFIFPMGSDHDRDLGVATQVLQYLGTDRYSPEELKMEFFKIGVTNDFKTTHDQLLISLNGLEENIEKGIALLQHWMHNVKPDQEIYRQFVQTLLENRAAVKKDKNRIMTALTTYTKIGPFSRFTDVISREELENSSAEVFTDRMKNLFSYPYQLFFYGKDFERFKGYIENYIQPQSLQVPEPKIYPEPETTGNVYFTDYDMVQMEMSKAGRGKEVDIHDLGKINVFNEYFGRGLSSIVFQEIRESKSLAYSAYVSYAANAELGHHDYITTYIGTQPDKLQVAVDTMDELMNELPEVPIQFENARNAALKQIASARITRTNIFFNTLRLKKLGISHDFRKDIYEQIQNLEFEDLRAFYDAAVKPIRFNTAIIGKRENLNREAVDQMGTFTEVSLKDIFGH, encoded by the coding sequence ATGACGGATAAAAAATATAAGGAAACGATTCACACTGATAATAATAACTACGAATACACCACCATTACCTACGATGAAAATAATGTACGGATCTACACCCTGAAGAACGGACTGAAGGTATTTGTTGCCAGGAATACCGATGCTCCGAGGATCCAGACGTATATCCCGGTGAGAACGGGAAGCAACAATGACCCTGCGGATAACACCGGACTGGCCCATTACCTTGAGCATATGATGTTTAAGGGGACTTCCAGGATCGGAACCTTGGACTGGGAAAAGGAAAAGGTTTTGCTGGATGAAATTTCCGGACTCTACGAGCAGCACAAAGCAGAGCCGGATGCAGAAAAAAAGAAAGAGATTTATACGAAAATAGACCAGGTTTCCCAGAAAGCCAGCCAATATGCCATTGCCAACGAGTATGACAAGGCTATTTCTTCCCTGGGAGCCACAGGGACTAATGCCCATACCTGGTTTGATGAAACGGTCTATAAGAATAATATCCCGAACAATGAGCTGGAAAAATGGCTTAAAATAGAACGGGAAAGGTTTTCTGAACTGACGTTACGGCTTTTCCATACCGAACTGGAGTCGGTGTATGAAGAGTTCAACCGTGCGCAGGACAATGATTCCAGGCTGGTGCAGTATGAACTGATGGATGCGCTGTTCCCCAACCACCCGAACGGGCAGCAAACCACGCTGGGAAAGGCGGAACACCTGAAAAATCCTTCGATGAAAGCCATCCACCAGTATTTTGACGAGTATTACGTTCCCAATAATTACGCCATGGTACTGGTAGGAGACCTTGATTTCGAGGAAACTATTCAGCTGGTCGACCGATATTTCGGCAGCATTCCTTACCGCGAACTTCCTGAGAAAACTCCTGTAACAGAACAGCCAATGACCCGGATCGTTCAGAGGACCGTGAAAAGCCCGACTACGCCCAGGATACAGCTGGCCTGGAGAACGGAAAGTTACGGCACACGCGAAGCCATGCTGGCAGATATTGCAGCCAACATCCTAAGCAACAGGGGAGAAGCCGGACTTCTGGACCTGCACATCAACCAGACGCAGAGAATGCTCTGGGCACAGGCTTTTTCCGTAGGCCTGAAGCAATACGGTTATTTCTCAATAGTAGCTGTACCCAAAGAAAACCAGACGCTGGACGAGGCCAGAGACATGGTGTTAAAGGAGATCGAACTGTTAAAGAATGGGGAATTCCCGGACTGGATGCTCCCGGCTATCATCAATGATTTTAAGCTTCAGAGACTGAAAACCCTGGAAACGGCAGACGGACTGGCCACTAACCTTTACGATACCTATATTAAAGGCAGGACCTGGGAGCAGGAACTAAATGAAATGGAGGAGTATGCATCCTTTACGAAAGAAGATGTCGTTAATTTTGCACAGGAATTCTTTAAGGATAATTATGTTGCCGTATACAAAGAGAAAGGTATCAATGATCAGCTGATCCGGGTTGACAATCCGGGCATCACGCCGGTGAAAATCAACCGTGAAGCTCAATCTGACTTTTTAAAAGCGATCCTGGCAGAGAAAACCCAGGACATCCAGCCTGAATTTATCGATTATGATAAAGAGATCCGCAAGGATGAGGTGAAAGGCAAGGCGCTGAGCTTTGTCAGTAATAAATACAACGACCTGGCCCAGGTCCATTTTATCTTTCCCATGGGCAGCGACCATGACCGGGATCTTGGCGTTGCTACACAGGTATTGCAGTATCTGGGTACCGACCGTTACTCTCCCGAGGAACTGAAAATGGAATTTTTCAAGATCGGGGTAACCAACGATTTTAAAACCACGCATGACCAGTTGCTTATTTCCTTAAACGGGCTGGAAGAAAATATTGAAAAAGGAATCGCCCTGCTTCAGCACTGGATGCACAACGTAAAGCCGGACCAGGAAATTTACCGTCAGTTTGTACAAACGCTGCTGGAGAACCGTGCTGCCGTGAAGAAAGATAAGAACCGCATCATGACGGCACTGACTACCTATACGAAGATTGGCCCATTTTCCAGGTTTACGGATGTGATTTCCAGGGAAGAACTGGAAAACAGCAGCGCAGAAGTCTTCACCGACCGGATGAAAAACCTGTTTAGCTATCCGTATCAGCTGTTTTTCTATGGAAAGGACTTTGAACGTTTCAAAGGATACATTGAAAATTATATTCAGCCGCAAAGCCTCCAGGTTCCTGAACCGAAGATCTATCCTGAACCGGAAACCACCGGAAATGTCTATTTTACGGATTATGATATGGTGCAGATGGAAATGAGCAAAGCAGGCCGCGGAAAAGAAGTGGATATCCATGATTTAGGAAAAATCAACGTATTCAACGAATATTTCGGAAGAGGATTGTCATCCATCGTCTTCCAGGAGATCAGGGAAAGTAAAAGTTTGGCCTATTCCGCCTATGTTTCTTACGCTGCGAATGCTGAACTCGGCCACCACGATTATATCACCACCTACATCGGGACGCAGCCGGACAAGCTCCAGGTTGCCGTCGATACCATGGATGAACTGATGAATGAACTTCCTGAAGTGCCGATCCAGTTTGAAAATGCACGGAATGCAGCCCTGAAACAAATTGCATCTGCACGGATTACGCGTACGAATATCTTCTTCAATACTTTAAGGCTGAAAAAATTGGGGATCAGCCATGATTTCAGGAAAGATATTTACGAACAGATCCAGAACCTGGAATTTGAAGACCTCAGAGCATTTTATGATGCCGCTGTTAAGCCGATCCGGTTCAATACGGCGATCATCGGTAAAAGGGAGAACCTGAACAGGGAAGCCGTAGATCAGATGGGAACCTTTACGGAAGTCAGCCTGAAAGATATTTTCGGGCACTGA
- a CDS encoding sigma-54-dependent transcriptional regulator produces the protein MSGNILIIDDEIKLLKLLGMILSQEDFNVKQASTARSAMTMLEQAEFDVVLSDVRLPDAFGVELVQSIKAKYPHLEIILMTAFGNITDAVQAMKNGAYDYLVKGDDNEKIIPLVYKAMEKAKDNAVKKAQKATVQKGFEAIIGTSPLILQARRLAEKVAVTDATVLLTGETGTGKEVFANAIHQGSERKKNNFVAINCSAFSREILESELFGHKAGAFTGAVKDKKGLIEEANGGTLFLDEIGEMPVELQAKLLRVLETREFIKMGETKVSKSDFRLIAATNRDLEEEIRQGNFREDLYFRLNIFEIRLPPLRERKEDLKALAKNFIDFFSQKLHVSSLHVDPEYYTLLRKNDWKGNIRELRNTVERSLILMNDHQLDAESLPQYSEKNVSGTDSLSMKSLEKEHIQKVLQYTKGNKAEAARLLEIGIATLYRKLEEYGLR, from the coding sequence ATGTCCGGAAACATCCTCATCATCGATGACGAGATCAAGCTCCTCAAGCTCTTAGGAATGATCCTCTCCCAGGAAGATTTTAACGTCAAACAGGCTTCCACCGCACGTTCAGCCATGACCATGCTGGAACAGGCTGAATTTGATGTCGTATTAAGCGACGTCCGCCTGCCGGATGCATTTGGTGTCGAGCTTGTACAATCCATCAAGGCAAAATACCCGCACCTGGAAATTATCCTGATGACCGCCTTCGGGAATATTACCGATGCCGTTCAGGCGATGAAAAATGGCGCTTACGACTATCTGGTTAAGGGGGATGACAATGAAAAGATCATCCCGCTCGTGTACAAAGCTATGGAAAAAGCAAAAGATAATGCGGTTAAAAAAGCACAGAAAGCAACGGTTCAGAAAGGTTTTGAAGCCATTATCGGAACATCGCCGCTGATCCTTCAGGCCAGAAGGCTGGCAGAAAAAGTGGCTGTCACCGATGCTACGGTCCTGCTGACCGGCGAAACCGGGACCGGCAAAGAAGTTTTTGCGAATGCCATCCACCAGGGCAGCGAAAGGAAAAAAAATAATTTTGTCGCCATCAACTGTTCCGCATTCAGCAGGGAAATCCTGGAAAGCGAACTTTTCGGGCATAAAGCTGGCGCCTTTACCGGAGCGGTAAAAGATAAGAAAGGGCTTATAGAAGAAGCCAATGGCGGCACTTTGTTCCTGGATGAGATCGGGGAAATGCCTGTTGAACTCCAGGCCAAATTACTGCGCGTCCTGGAAACCCGCGAATTCATAAAAATGGGGGAAACCAAAGTGTCAAAATCAGATTTCCGGCTTATTGCCGCTACCAACCGGGACCTGGAAGAGGAAATCAGACAGGGAAATTTCAGGGAAGACCTGTATTTCCGTCTGAACATTTTCGAGATCCGGCTCCCTCCCCTCCGCGAAAGGAAAGAAGACCTGAAAGCCCTTGCTAAAAACTTCATTGACTTCTTCTCCCAAAAACTGCATGTTTCCAGCCTCCATGTAGATCCCGAATACTATACACTATTAAGAAAGAACGACTGGAAAGGCAATATCCGTGAACTGCGGAATACCGTGGAACGAAGCCTTATCCTGATGAACGATCATCAGCTGGATGCAGAAAGCCTGCCTCAGTACTCTGAAAAAAATGTTTCCGGAACCGACTCTTTAAGCATGAAATCCCTGGAAAAAGAGCACATCCAGAAAGTCCTGCAGTATACAAAAGGCAACAAAGCGGAAGCTGCACGCCTGCTGGAAATCGGGATTGCTACGTTGTACCGCAAGCTGGAGGAATATGGACTTCGGTAA
- a CDS encoding potassium-transporting ATPase subunit F produces MWSLFFLSILAFVYICYVLIKPEKF; encoded by the coding sequence ATGTGGAGTTTATTTTTCCTTTCCATCCTCGCTTTCGTGTACATCTGCTATGTACTTATAAAACCTGAAAAATTTTAG
- the kdpA gene encoding potassium-transporting ATPase subunit KdpA, which yields MNTEILGIIVMFAITTVIGVFLGKYIAGVYGYKKTFLNRLFQPVEHLIYRISGINPDKQMTWKQNMFAMLTINIVWFIIGFLILLNQSWLPMNPDGNPDMSPDLAFNTAISFLVNCNLQHYSGETGVSYFSQLYLMFLQFVTAATGMAAMAVLFKAFKDKTTTELGNFYDFFVRSMTRILVPVSIVVAFILSANGSPMTFEGKDHITTLEDQKADVSRGPAAAFIAIKHLGTNGGGFFGANSAHPLENPNYLTNMTEMVTQMIIPFALVFTLGFYLKKRKLSLTIFAVMTIGFIALTVPNIINETQGNPLITQMGTDPHLGAMEGKEIRFGSAASAYWSIATTVISTGSVNAMHDSTMPLSGMNQLLAMMINCFYGGCGVGILNYFIFIILAVFISGLMVGRTPEFLGKKIEAKEMKIAMIVALFHPFLILVGTALTAYLPEFGAKTLNNPGFHGFSEMLYEFTSSSANNGSGFEGLGDNTPWWNISTGIVLLLSRFIPIIGPIAIAGLLAQKKYIPESAGTLKTDTATFGFMTLAVILLIAALSFFPALTLGPIAEQLQYFSK from the coding sequence ATGAATACAGAAATCTTAGGCATTATTGTCATGTTTGCCATAACCACCGTGATCGGTGTATTTTTAGGAAAATACATTGCCGGTGTATATGGCTATAAAAAAACTTTTTTGAACAGGCTTTTCCAGCCGGTTGAACATCTCATCTACAGAATTTCGGGAATCAATCCGGATAAGCAGATGACCTGGAAACAGAATATGTTTGCCATGCTCACCATCAATATCGTCTGGTTCATCATCGGATTTTTGATCTTGCTGAATCAGTCGTGGCTTCCCATGAATCCGGACGGCAATCCTGATATGTCCCCCGATCTGGCCTTTAACACGGCCATATCCTTCCTGGTCAACTGCAACCTGCAGCATTATTCCGGCGAAACCGGAGTCAGCTACTTTAGCCAGCTATACCTCATGTTCCTGCAGTTTGTAACCGCGGCTACGGGAATGGCAGCCATGGCAGTGCTCTTCAAGGCATTTAAGGATAAAACGACCACGGAATTAGGTAATTTCTACGATTTTTTCGTGAGGTCCATGACCAGGATCCTGGTTCCGGTAAGCATTGTAGTCGCCTTCATCCTTTCTGCCAACGGAAGTCCGATGACGTTTGAAGGTAAAGACCATATCACGACTCTGGAAGACCAGAAAGCGGATGTTTCCAGGGGTCCGGCAGCTGCCTTTATCGCGATCAAGCATCTAGGGACTAACGGCGGCGGGTTTTTCGGGGCCAATTCCGCACATCCGCTGGAGAACCCGAATTACCTGACAAATATGACCGAAATGGTTACCCAGATGATCATCCCGTTTGCATTGGTATTTACATTAGGTTTCTACCTGAAGAAAAGGAAACTGTCTTTGACTATTTTCGCGGTCATGACCATCGGTTTTATAGCCTTAACCGTTCCGAATATCATCAATGAAACCCAGGGAAATCCGCTGATTACCCAAATGGGCACCGATCCTCATCTCGGAGCGATGGAAGGCAAGGAAATCCGTTTCGGAAGTGCTGCTTCGGCCTACTGGAGCATTGCAACAACAGTGATCTCTACAGGATCTGTTAATGCCATGCACGACAGCACCATGCCGCTTTCCGGGATGAACCAGCTTCTGGCCATGATGATCAACTGCTTCTACGGAGGCTGCGGTGTGGGCATCCTGAATTACTTTATCTTCATTATCCTCGCTGTATTCATCAGTGGCCTGATGGTGGGACGTACCCCTGAATTTTTAGGCAAGAAAATCGAAGCCAAAGAAATGAAAATTGCCATGATCGTAGCTTTATTCCACCCGTTCCTGATTCTTGTGGGTACTGCCCTAACCGCCTATCTGCCGGAATTCGGAGCCAAAACACTTAATAATCCCGGATTTCACGGCTTCAGTGAAATGCTGTATGAATTCACGTCTTCTTCCGCCAATAACGGATCCGGATTTGAAGGCCTGGGCGATAATACGCCATGGTGGAATATCTCCACCGGCATTGTATTGCTGCTGTCAAGATTCATCCCGATCATCGGCCCGATAGCTATTGCAGGATTGCTTGCACAGAAAAAATACATCCCGGAAAGTGCAGGAACCCTGAAAACGGATACGGCAACCTTCGGATTCATGACCTTAGCCGTCATTCTTCTGATCGCCGCACTGTCCTTCTTCCCTGCCCTGACGCTGGGACCGATCGCAGAACAGCTGCAATATTTCAGTAAATAG
- the kdpB gene encoding potassium-transporting ATPase subunit KdpB, whose product MKNQSQTLFQKDLVNEAIRQSFVKLNPKIMFKNPVMFLVELGTVVMLIVSLFSLTGDRSQGSFAYNFLVFVILFFTVLFANFAEAIAEARGKAQADTLRKTREETPARVILENHPGFQLETVFKKSADMKLGDVFLCEAGDQIPMDGEIIEGLATIDESAITGESAPVIREAGGDKSSVTGGTKVLSDRIKVKVTTRPGESFLDKMIALVEGASRQKTPNEIALTILLAGFTLTFIIVTVTLKPFADYAQTPITIAAFISLFVCLIPTTIGGLLSAIGIAGMDRALRANVITKSGKAVETAGDIDVLLLDKTGTITIGNRKATQFHPVHTTEMEEFIKAAALSSVADETPEGKSIIELSQLKPEQLLVPNPVYIDFTAETRTSGIDFENTRIRKGAYDTIKKLTEKAGNTFPQETQEAVTRIAENGGTPLVVSVNEQVWGVIELQDIIKTGIQERFQRLRKMGVKTVMVTGDNPLTAKFIAEKAGVDDFIAEAKPEDKMNYIKKEQQEGKLVAMMGDGTNDAPALAQADVGVAMNSGTQAAKEAGNMVDLDNDPTKLIEIVEIGKQLLMTRGTLTTFSIANDVAKYFAIIPALFITFIPALQKLNIMNLHSPESAILSAIIFNAIIIPILIPLALKGVAYKPIGASALLRRNLLIYGLGGIIAPFIGIKLIDLVISLFF is encoded by the coding sequence ATGAAAAATCAGTCACAGACACTATTTCAGAAAGATCTGGTTAACGAAGCCATACGCCAGTCATTCGTTAAGCTGAATCCGAAAATCATGTTTAAAAATCCGGTCATGTTCCTGGTGGAACTCGGAACCGTGGTCATGCTCATCGTAAGCCTGTTCAGCCTGACAGGCGACCGTTCACAGGGCAGCTTTGCCTATAATTTCCTGGTCTTCGTCATTCTTTTTTTCACGGTCCTGTTCGCCAACTTCGCGGAAGCGATTGCAGAAGCCCGGGGAAAAGCCCAGGCAGATACGCTAAGGAAAACCCGGGAGGAAACTCCGGCCAGAGTCATCCTGGAAAACCATCCCGGATTCCAGTTGGAAACGGTCTTTAAAAAATCCGCCGACATGAAGCTGGGCGATGTGTTTCTCTGTGAAGCCGGCGACCAGATCCCCATGGACGGGGAAATCATCGAAGGACTGGCTACCATAGACGAATCTGCCATCACCGGGGAAAGCGCTCCCGTGATCCGGGAAGCCGGAGGAGACAAAAGCTCTGTCACCGGCGGTACGAAGGTACTTTCCGACAGGATCAAAGTGAAGGTAACCACAAGGCCCGGAGAATCTTTTTTAGATAAAATGATTGCCCTGGTAGAAGGTGCATCCAGACAGAAAACACCCAACGAAATCGCACTTACTATATTGTTAGCCGGGTTTACGCTGACTTTCATCATCGTTACCGTAACCCTGAAACCTTTTGCAGACTATGCGCAGACGCCGATCACCATCGCAGCATTCATTTCACTTTTTGTTTGCCTGATCCCGACAACCATCGGCGGGCTGCTGTCTGCGATCGGGATTGCAGGGATGGACCGGGCTTTAAGGGCCAATGTGATCACCAAAAGCGGCAAAGCTGTGGAAACAGCAGGAGATATTGATGTTCTGCTGCTGGATAAAACGGGAACCATTACCATCGGGAACCGGAAGGCCACACAGTTCCACCCTGTTCATACGACCGAGATGGAGGAATTCATTAAAGCTGCGGCCCTGAGTTCCGTTGCGGACGAAACCCCGGAAGGGAAATCCATCATCGAATTAAGCCAGCTGAAACCTGAGCAACTGCTGGTCCCAAACCCTGTGTATATTGATTTTACGGCTGAAACCAGGACATCCGGTATCGATTTTGAAAATACAAGGATCCGGAAAGGAGCTTATGACACCATTAAGAAACTGACGGAAAAAGCAGGGAATACATTTCCTCAGGAAACCCAGGAAGCCGTAACCCGGATTGCTGAAAACGGAGGAACCCCTCTGGTTGTTTCGGTGAATGAACAGGTATGGGGCGTCATAGAACTTCAGGATATCATTAAAACCGGGATCCAGGAACGTTTTCAGAGGCTGAGGAAAATGGGAGTGAAAACCGTTATGGTAACAGGCGACAATCCCCTGACCGCAAAGTTTATTGCCGAAAAAGCCGGTGTAGACGATTTTATAGCCGAAGCCAAGCCGGAAGATAAGATGAACTACATCAAAAAAGAACAGCAGGAAGGAAAGCTGGTGGCCATGATGGGAGACGGAACCAATGACGCACCCGCCCTTGCCCAGGCCGATGTGGGTGTAGCCATGAACAGCGGCACCCAGGCAGCCAAGGAAGCAGGAAATATGGTGGACCTTGATAACGACCCCACCAAACTGATCGAGATCGTAGAAATCGGGAAACAATTGCTGATGACCCGCGGAACGCTGACCACCTTCAGCATTGCCAATGACGTAGCGAAATATTTTGCCATCATTCCGGCCTTGTTCATCACCTTTATTCCGGCCCTGCAAAAGCTGAACATCATGAACCTGCACAGTCCGGAATCTGCGATCCTGTCAGCCATTATTTTCAATGCGATCATCATCCCGATCCTTATACCGCTTGCCCTGAAAGGCGTTGCTTACAAACCGATCGGTGCGAGTGCCCTGCTGAGAAGGAATCTGTTGATCTATGGCCTGGGAGGGATTATTGCCCCGTTTATCGGAATAAAACTGATTGACCTGGTTATCAGCCTGTTCTTTTAA
- the kdpC gene encoding K(+)-transporting ATPase subunit C gives MKNHIISSLRLTLVMLVIVGIYLGIVYAGAKILPTQGNAEIIHYKGRKFYANIGQEFKSPKYFHGRPSAVNYNAAGSAGSNKGPSNEEYLQTVQKRIDTLTMQNPGMQNVKVPVELVTASGSGLDPDISPEGALYQVKRIAKERNLPVEQVEALIRKQTEQSVFGPSKINVLKLNIALDRMQQK, from the coding sequence ATGAAAAATCATATCATATCTTCGTTACGACTGACTCTTGTCATGCTTGTGATAGTAGGAATTTACCTGGGCATTGTGTATGCCGGCGCCAAAATATTACCTACTCAGGGCAATGCAGAGATCATCCATTATAAAGGCCGGAAGTTTTACGCTAATATCGGTCAGGAATTTAAATCTCCTAAATATTTCCATGGCCGTCCTTCTGCGGTCAATTACAATGCCGCCGGAAGTGCCGGAAGCAATAAAGGGCCAAGCAATGAAGAATATCTGCAAACCGTCCAGAAAAGGATCGACACGCTTACCATGCAAAATCCCGGAATGCAGAATGTAAAAGTTCCTGTAGAACTGGTGACCGCCAGCGGAAGCGGACTGGATCCGGACATCTCGCCGGAAGGTGCGCTTTACCAGGTAAAAAGGATTGCAAAAGAAAGAAACCTCCCTGTAGAACAAGTTGAGGCCCTGATCCGGAAACAAACTGAACAATCCGTTTTCGGGCCTTCCAAAATCAATGTCCTGAAACTGAACATTGCGCTGGATAGAATGCAGCAAAAATAA